Proteins encoded in a region of the Apilactobacillus apisilvae genome:
- a CDS encoding DUF3290 family protein gives MDLYSYHYLTHPNTFIYYILLVLAILFGGLIIFNGFKYMRDRTNLKYRDIFITLILTACLAIGLVFSNILQQNNSNSQNSQTVKMVQDISKNMKVSKSKIYTSSTQLVNGMTVLVNKTYYQASFNSTFNSYQLSKIRLIDSKDSVNIHNDSKFTISPVNKQYITIFLKLLIGFIMLVVQINLSGKGNLAPSNAVDQLQNYVLGGIIGGMIYSDTVTTLQFFIVLLIWSLIIFTSRILIRQFQVFRKLLAGEPKNIITNGIINVDTTLQNGMSASDLTFKLRTQGVHNFRDVQSAVLEQNGQLTVNTFGDEAMSYPVITDGTVNEDVLQRMGKNIEWINQKVEDSNKEISQIFLGQYVDDHLIIISYPNRAKRPWYYEITEQMASFGSNHNMTPERVKKSKSMRKLKEFSQRRHHDKNNNDDSQNRKETPSHRNRK, from the coding sequence TTGGATTTATACTCATATCATTATTTAACTCACCCTAATACTTTCATTTATTACATATTACTAGTATTAGCCATCTTATTCGGTGGGTTAATCATATTCAATGGTTTTAAATATATGCGTGATCGGACCAACTTAAAATATCGTGATATATTTATTACTTTAATTCTGACAGCATGTTTAGCTATTGGATTGGTTTTTAGCAATATCTTGCAACAAAATAATTCTAATAGTCAAAATTCTCAAACCGTTAAAATGGTTCAGGACATTAGCAAAAACATGAAAGTTTCAAAATCAAAAATATATACTAGTAGCACCCAATTAGTTAACGGTATGACCGTATTGGTTAATAAAACTTACTATCAAGCAAGTTTTAACTCAACTTTTAATAGTTACCAGTTAAGTAAGATTAGGTTAATCGACAGTAAGGACTCAGTAAACATTCATAATGATTCTAAATTTACAATTAGCCCAGTTAATAAACAATATATAACGATATTCTTAAAACTACTAATTGGTTTCATAATGTTAGTTGTACAAATAAACCTTTCTGGTAAAGGTAATTTAGCGCCATCAAATGCCGTTGATCAGCTTCAAAACTATGTTCTTGGTGGTATTATTGGTGGTATGATTTATAGTGATACCGTTACGACATTACAATTCTTTATTGTATTATTAATTTGGTCATTAATAATCTTTACAAGTAGGATCTTAATTAGGCAATTCCAAGTATTTAGGAAATTATTGGCAGGAGAACCTAAAAATATTATTACTAACGGAATTATTAATGTTGATACAACCCTACAAAATGGAATGTCAGCTTCTGATTTAACCTTTAAATTAAGAACCCAAGGCGTCCATAATTTTAGAGATGTTCAATCTGCAGTGCTTGAACAAAATGGTCAATTAACAGTTAATACTTTCGGTGATGAAGCAATGAGCTATCCTGTAATTACAGATGGAACTGTTAATGAAGATGTTCTTCAAAGAATGGGTAAAAATATTGAGTGGATTAACCAAAAAGTTGAAGATAGTAATAAAGAAATATCTCAAATTTTCTTAGGTCAATATGTAGATGATCATTTAATCATTATTTCATACCCTAATCGAGCTAAACGCCCATGGTATTATGAAATTACTGAACAAATGGCTAGTTTCGGTTCTAACCATAATATGACGCCTGAAAGAGTTAAAAAATCTAAATCAATGCGTAAATTAAAAGAATTTTCGCAAAGAAGACATCATGATAAAAATAATAATGATGATTCTCAAAATAGAAAAGAAACTCCCAGTCATCGTAACCGTAAATAA
- a CDS encoding ABC transporter permease, with protein MLTLIRQEMYKQIHGKFYIGWSITMLVISLIGGYLMSLTKHVPDKPLEVYSMGIALMIFAMIAFASTIITGDFANNTVKYLFARQFSRLSIFMSKIVVMLIMFIYLNVVNFVVTYISKLIFLSDSAIKFKPIINSMFGNMWFLLLLIPMVILVSNIAKNNGVAIAFGIVFYFAASIIGSYLTYLIDKVEIIKWNPLNFLSTNEQFADHSVSTITHLSLTQMEIGTVVYALIFTAIAYTIYNHRNV; from the coding sequence ATGTTAACTCTAATAAGACAAGAAATGTATAAACAAATTCACGGCAAGTTCTATATTGGCTGGAGTATTACAATGCTTGTAATTTCATTAATTGGTGGTTACTTAATGTCGTTAACAAAACATGTTCCAGACAAACCTTTAGAAGTTTATTCTATGGGAATTGCTTTAATGATATTTGCCATGATTGCTTTTGCTAGTACGATTATAACCGGTGATTTTGCTAATAACACTGTAAAATATCTATTTGCTCGTCAGTTTTCAAGATTGAGTATTTTTATGTCTAAGATAGTTGTTATGTTGATTATGTTCATTTACTTAAATGTAGTTAATTTTGTAGTAACTTATATTTCTAAACTAATCTTTTTAAGTGATTCAGCAATTAAATTTAAACCAATTATTAATTCTATGTTTGGAAATATGTGGTTTCTACTATTATTAATTCCAATGGTTATTTTAGTTAGTAACATCGCTAAAAATAATGGTGTTGCAATTGCATTTGGAATTGTTTTCTACTTCGCAGCATCAATTATTGGTAGTTATTTAACATACTTGATTGATAAGGTTGAAATAATTAAGTGGAATCCATTAAACTTTTTAAGTACAAATGAACAATTTGCTGATCATTCCGTATCAACTATCACCCACCTTTCATTAACTCAAATGGAAATTGGAACTGTTGTTTATGCTTTAATCTTTACAGCAATTGCATATACTATTTATAATCACAGAAACGTTTAA
- a CDS encoding nitroreductase family protein → MENNFLNLQKNRRTIYALGKNVKQDSDEIADLIKETIKQAPTPFNSQSTRAVILFNNAHKKLWDIVLNNLKPHLKTEDAVKATTEKINGFSNSFGTVLYFTDMDVVHGLEEKFPAYADNFYDWSEQSQGNAQYAVWTSLAENGIGANLQHYNPLIDEDVAKEFDIPASWKLRGEMDFGSIEAPAGDKDYMDDEKRFKIFK, encoded by the coding sequence ATGGAAAATAATTTTTTAAACTTACAAAAAAATCGTCGTACAATCTATGCATTAGGTAAAAATGTTAAACAAGATTCTGATGAAATTGCTGATTTAATCAAAGAAACAATTAAACAAGCTCCTACACCATTTAATAGCCAATCTACTCGAGCAGTAATTTTATTTAATAATGCTCATAAAAAGTTATGGGACATTGTTTTAAATAATTTAAAACCACATTTAAAGACAGAAGATGCTGTTAAAGCTACTACTGAAAAAATTAATGGCTTTAGTAATTCATTTGGAACAGTTCTTTACTTCACTGACATGGATGTTGTTCATGGTCTTGAAGAAAAATTCCCAGCATATGCTGATAACTTTTATGATTGGTCAGAACAATCACAAGGAAATGCCCAATATGCTGTTTGGACTTCATTAGCTGAAAATGGCATTGGTGCCAATTTACAACATTACAATCCACTAATCGATGAAGATGTTGCTAAAGAATTTGATATTCCAGCTAGTTGGAAATTACGTGGTGAAATGGACTTTGGTTCAATTGAAGCACCTGCTGGCGATAAAGATTATATGGATGATGAAAAACGTTTCAAGATTTTTAAATAA
- a CDS encoding aggregation-promoting factor C-terminal-like domain-containing protein: MHSNKAFMALLSVVTLFAAILFLLPQTNASARATSYRQNIVHTHRLSSANAAAKHFIAMRESGGSYGASNGTCYGKYQLSIGYYHGNYSASNQERTADRYANSRYGSWVGAKSFWLSHGWY; the protein is encoded by the coding sequence ATGCATTCGAATAAAGCATTTATGGCACTATTAAGTGTTGTTACATTATTCGCTGCGATTTTGTTTTTATTACCACAAACTAATGCTAGTGCTAGAGCAACTAGTTATAGACAAAATATCGTACATACACACAGACTTTCTTCTGCTAATGCAGCAGCTAAACATTTTATTGCCATGCGTGAATCTGGTGGTTCATATGGAGCAAGTAATGGTACCTGCTATGGTAAATATCAATTATCAATTGGATATTATCATGGTAATTATTCAGCAAGTAATCAAGAACGTACTGCTGATCGTTATGCTAATAGTCGCTATGGCTCATGGGTTGGTGCCAAAAGTTTTTGGTTATCACATGGTTGGTACTAA
- a CDS encoding MarR family winged helix-turn-helix transcriptional regulator — protein sequence MTNKITLDNQICFQISRAHQLFNKFYQEPLSKFNLTYVQYVTLLSLWEKDGVTVNYLSQKLGLSNGTLTPLLKRLEKADWITRKRDKKDERRVLVKLTEHGKKQEKTITSSVQGCLNRLNYDDKTFQQTMNTILDVQDRLEKSANKED from the coding sequence ATGACTAATAAAATAACATTGGATAACCAAATTTGTTTTCAAATTTCTAGAGCACATCAACTTTTTAATAAGTTTTATCAGGAACCACTAAGCAAATTTAATTTAACTTACGTTCAGTATGTCACCCTATTATCTTTATGGGAAAAAGATGGGGTTACCGTAAATTATTTAAGTCAAAAACTGGGCTTATCTAATGGAACATTAACTCCATTATTAAAAAGATTAGAAAAAGCCGATTGGATTACTAGAAAACGTGATAAAAAAGATGAAAGACGTGTGCTAGTGAAATTAACTGAGCATGGTAAAAAACAAGAAAAAACAATTACCAGTTCAGTTCAAGGATGTTTGAACCGGCTAAACTATGATGATAAAACATTCCAACAAACAATGAATACTATCTTAGACGTTCAAGATCGATTAGAAAAATCAGCAAATAAAGAAGATTAA
- the trhA gene encoding PAQR family membrane homeostasis protein TrhA: protein MTTQNKEKITWVGSKKYFLLSEIFSAITHGLGVLLAIAGAACLIVQGVSEGGAMRITTFAIYSGILIVFYLASTMFHSLYFTRAEKLFQIFDHSAIYLLIAGTYTPYCLVAIQGWLGWLIFGIIWLMTIMGIIYKSIWMGKYKTLSTVIYVVMGWMCLLGIFRLYHYLGLTGFLLLLFGGIAFTVGAVIYSFKQIPFGHVIWHLFVLLGTIMMYFSIYFYV from the coding sequence ATGACAACTCAAAACAAAGAAAAAATTACCTGGGTTGGTAGTAAAAAATATTTTCTATTAAGTGAAATTTTTAGTGCCATTACCCATGGCTTAGGAGTTTTACTTGCAATTGCAGGGGCTGCCTGTTTAATTGTACAAGGCGTTTCTGAAGGTGGTGCAATGCGTATCACTACATTTGCCATTTATAGTGGAATTCTAATCGTTTTTTATTTAGCATCTACAATGTTTCATAGTCTATATTTCACTAGAGCAGAAAAGCTTTTTCAAATTTTTGATCATTCTGCCATTTATTTATTAATCGCAGGTACATACACGCCTTATTGTTTGGTTGCAATTCAAGGATGGCTCGGATGGCTTATTTTTGGAATTATCTGGTTAATGACAATTATGGGCATTATTTATAAGTCAATTTGGATGGGAAAATACAAAACTTTGTCCACTGTAATTTATGTAGTTATGGGTTGGATGTGTCTTTTGGGAATTTTTAGACTATATCATTACTTAGGGCTTACTGGATTTTTATTATTATTATTTGGTGGGATTGCTTTTACTGTTGGAGCGGTTATTTATAGCTTTAAACAAATTCCATTTGGCCACGTCATTTGGCATCTATTTGTTCTTTTAGGAACAATTATGATGTATTTTTCAATCTACTTTTATGTATAG
- a CDS encoding ABC transporter ATP-binding protein: protein MKVLEINDLNKKFGQKQALFNVSFDIEPGTILGLIGPNGAGKSTIMKSIVGLTSYNSGSIKINGDSLTKNNRKSLQNVGSMIESPAPYLSLTGYQNLKLFNDGSTTDGEIQEIMKDTQIDSFCNHKAKKYSLGMKQRLGIAISLLNHPKLLILDEPMNGLDPQSTHDLRDLLLRLSKRGISVLISSHLLDELARIADYYVVINHGKVVKESDAESFLSSGSKNIKLTTNDNQKAYNALLQAGFEAEIMDKTVEIKDKGDSMNKALAALNNAGLEIQDVSKDKVDLEESLLKLLTEDNKKEEDK, encoded by the coding sequence ATGAAGGTACTTGAAATAAACGACCTAAATAAAAAATTTGGTCAAAAACAAGCCTTATTCAATGTTTCTTTTGATATTGAACCTGGTACAATTTTGGGGTTAATTGGGCCTAATGGTGCTGGTAAATCAACAATTATGAAAAGTATTGTTGGTTTAACTAGTTACAACTCTGGTTCAATTAAAATTAATGGTGACAGCTTAACTAAAAATAATCGTAAGAGTTTGCAAAATGTGGGTTCAATGATTGAATCACCTGCTCCTTACCTAAGTCTTACTGGTTACCAAAATCTAAAATTATTCAATGATGGTTCTACTACCGATGGTGAAATCCAAGAAATTATGAAAGACACTCAAATTGATTCTTTCTGTAATCACAAAGCTAAAAAATATTCATTAGGTATGAAACAACGTTTAGGAATTGCCATTTCATTATTAAATCATCCTAAGTTATTAATTTTGGATGAACCTATGAATGGTCTTGATCCTCAATCAACTCATGATTTACGTGACCTACTATTAAGATTATCAAAACGTGGTATCAGTGTACTAATTTCAAGTCATTTACTTGATGAATTGGCAAGAATTGCTGATTACTATGTTGTTATCAATCATGGAAAAGTTGTTAAAGAATCAGATGCAGAATCATTCTTATCAAGTGGTAGTAAAAACATCAAACTCACTACTAATGATAATCAAAAAGCATACAATGCATTATTACAAGCTGGATTTGAAGCTGAAATCATGGATAAAACCGTTGAAATTAAAGACAAAGGCGATTCAATGAATAAGGCCCTTGCAGCATTAAATAATGCTGGCCTTGAAATTCAAGACGTCTCAAAAGATAAAGTCGACTTGGAAGAATCATTATTAAAACTACTAACAGAAGATAACAAAAAGGAGGAAGATAAATAA
- a CDS encoding C40 family peptidase has product MKSIPMVKILLFVSLIVGFFTFSAVSSQSASASSNKTHDQEKFEKVYKVAQKQLGKKYVYGSTGPKSFDCSGFVKYVYKHGMGKNLPRTAQSQYKSSKKVSKHHLKKGDLVFFGGSKRSIYHVGMYIGNGKMIDSQNRGVVRENVKAPWWHAVGYSRIIK; this is encoded by the coding sequence ATGAAATCAATACCGATGGTTAAAATATTGTTATTTGTATCATTAATAGTAGGGTTCTTTACTTTTAGTGCAGTTAGCTCACAATCAGCATCCGCAAGTTCTAATAAAACACATGATCAAGAAAAATTTGAAAAAGTATATAAAGTAGCTCAAAAACAATTAGGTAAAAAATATGTATATGGTTCAACCGGTCCAAAATCATTTGATTGTTCTGGATTTGTAAAATATGTTTATAAACATGGAATGGGAAAAAATTTACCCAGAACTGCGCAAAGCCAATATAAGAGTAGTAAAAAAGTTTCTAAGCATCATTTAAAAAAAGGTGATTTAGTATTCTTTGGTGGTAGTAAGCGAAGCATTTATCATGTTGGAATGTATATTGGTAATGGTAAAATGATTGATTCACAAAATCGTGGTGTTGTAAGAGAAAATGTTAAAGCGCCTTGGTGGCATGCAGTGGGATATTCTAGAATCATAAAATAG
- a CDS encoding APC family permease, with the protein MGNLFKRMNRKEDPKVYENKDAKMVRSMTTKDFLALGVGTIVSTAIFTLPGIVAANNAGPAVTISFLLAAIVAGLVALGYAEMASAMPFAGSAYSWINVIFGEFWGWVAGWALLAEYFIAVAFVAAGLSANFRGLIAPLGINFPTALSTPISSPGGFIDITTVVIILIVAFLITRGDSKTTKIENVLVILKVLAVLVFIFVGLSAIHIQNYIPFVPAPHTNPDGTAFGGFGGIYAGVSVIFLSYIGFDSIAANSAEAKDPQKTMPRGIIGSLVIAVTLFVAVSLVLVGMFKYTNYANNAEPVGWALRQSGHPYVASGVQIVAVVGMFTALIGMMMAGSRLLYSFGRDGMLPKFLGKVDKKHHLPVNAILTITVISVLIGAFLTFNFLSQLISAGTLIAFMFVSIGIYPLRKREGKDINMPGFKMPFFPVLPALGFLASLAVFWGLDADAKLYALIWFIIGMIVYFVYGMHNRAKTQAAELRDKNNDFDNKIE; encoded by the coding sequence ATGGGGAATCTTTTTAAGCGAATGAACAGAAAAGAAGATCCTAAAGTTTATGAAAATAAGGATGCTAAAATGGTCCGATCAATGACCACTAAAGACTTCCTTGCACTTGGAGTTGGAACCATTGTTTCAACCGCCATCTTTACTTTACCTGGAATTGTTGCCGCTAATAATGCCGGTCCAGCGGTTACTATTTCATTTCTATTAGCAGCTATCGTTGCTGGTTTAGTTGCATTGGGCTACGCTGAAATGGCTTCTGCAATGCCATTTGCTGGTTCTGCATATTCTTGGATTAACGTTATTTTTGGTGAATTTTGGGGATGGGTTGCCGGATGGGCCCTCTTAGCAGAATATTTTATTGCGGTCGCTTTCGTTGCCGCCGGATTGTCAGCTAATTTCAGAGGATTAATTGCACCTCTGGGAATCAATTTTCCGACTGCTTTATCAACGCCCATTAGCTCGCCTGGTGGCTTTATTGATATTACCACCGTTGTAATTATACTTATCGTTGCCTTTCTAATCACTCGTGGTGATAGTAAGACTACTAAAATTGAAAATGTACTAGTAATACTTAAAGTTTTAGCTGTTTTAGTATTTATCTTTGTTGGATTATCAGCTATTCATATTCAAAACTATATTCCTTTTGTGCCAGCACCACATACTAACCCAGATGGAACTGCCTTTGGTGGTTTTGGTGGTATTTACGCTGGGGTATCAGTTATTTTTCTATCATACATTGGTTTTGATTCAATTGCCGCTAACTCGGCTGAAGCTAAAGATCCACAAAAAACCATGCCTCGTGGAATTATTGGTTCACTAGTAATCGCTGTAACACTATTCGTGGCAGTATCATTAGTATTAGTTGGAATGTTTAAATACACTAACTACGCTAATAACGCTGAACCAGTTGGTTGGGCCCTTCGTCAAAGTGGTCATCCTTATGTTGCTTCAGGTGTTCAAATTGTAGCGGTTGTTGGAATGTTTACTGCCTTAATTGGAATGATGATGGCTGGATCACGCCTACTATACTCATTCGGTCGTGATGGTATGTTACCTAAATTCTTAGGTAAAGTTGATAAAAAACATCATCTTCCGGTTAATGCTATCTTAACTATTACTGTTATTTCAGTATTGATTGGTGCTTTCTTAACATTTAATTTCTTGTCACAATTAATTTCAGCTGGAACATTAATTGCATTCATGTTCGTATCCATTGGAATCTACCCACTCCGTAAACGTGAAGGTAAAGATATTAATATGCCTGGATTTAAAATGCCATTCTTCCCTGTCCTACCCGCACTTGGCTTTTTAGCTTCACTTGCAGTTTTCTGGGGATTGGATGCTGATGCTAAATTATATGCCCTAATTTGGTTTATCATTGGAATGATTGTGTACTTTGTTTACGGAATGCATAATCGTGCCAAAACTCAAGCAGCTGAGTTGAGAGATAAAAATAACGATTTTGATAATAAAATTGAATAA
- a CDS encoding amino acid permease, with the protein MAEKNDNLERKLSARHMKMIALGGTIGVGLFMGAKSTIDWTGPSVLLAYGVAGLFLYLIMRALGEMLYVHPITGSFSQFAGEYMHPVFGYLTAWSNVFQYLVVGMSEVIAIGTYMQFWWPNLPSWLPGIVAIVFLCIANLISVSAFGELEYWFALIKVVTIVAMIIVGLVLIVFGLNGIGPTGISNIWKFGFFAHGFKGFFFALAIVIASYQGIELIGVTAGEAENPKQTLVKAIQDTIGRILIFYIGAIFVILSIYPWNKINSIGSPFVETFSQVGITAAAAIINFVVITAALSGSNSGIYSASRMSYLLAQKHELPKPFKKLNKHGVPFVSVISISVGILLGLILNVVLPMIAPSANQIFVYVYSSSVLPGMVPWFVILISQIRFREQHPEELKNHPFKMPLSPYTNYVTLIFLLVTLVFMFINDSTRIPLIIGVIFLVIMAIIYFAKYNKKGIQ; encoded by the coding sequence ATGGCAGAAAAAAACGATAATTTAGAAAGAAAGCTTAGTGCGCGTCATATGAAAATGATTGCATTAGGTGGAACCATTGGTGTAGGACTATTTATGGGGGCTAAATCAACCATCGATTGGACTGGACCTTCAGTGTTACTTGCTTATGGAGTCGCTGGTTTATTTTTATATTTAATCATGCGTGCTTTGGGTGAAATGTTATATGTTCATCCCATCACTGGATCATTTTCACAGTTTGCTGGTGAATATATGCATCCGGTTTTTGGATACTTAACCGCTTGGAGTAATGTCTTCCAATACTTAGTAGTTGGGATGTCAGAAGTAATTGCCATTGGTACATATATGCAATTTTGGTGGCCTAACTTACCCAGTTGGTTACCTGGAATTGTTGCAATCGTCTTTTTATGTATTGCCAATCTAATTTCAGTCAGTGCCTTTGGTGAATTAGAATATTGGTTTGCATTAATCAAAGTAGTAACAATTGTTGCCATGATTATTGTCGGACTTGTCTTAATTGTCTTTGGCTTAAATGGCATTGGACCTACTGGTATTTCTAATATATGGAAGTTTGGCTTTTTCGCTCATGGTTTTAAAGGATTTTTCTTTGCTTTAGCAATTGTAATTGCTTCTTATCAAGGAATTGAATTAATCGGAGTAACTGCTGGTGAAGCTGAAAATCCTAAACAGACTCTAGTAAAAGCAATTCAAGATACCATCGGTAGAATTTTAATTTTCTATATTGGCGCTATTTTTGTCATTCTAAGTATCTATCCATGGAATAAGATCAATTCAATTGGATCACCATTTGTTGAAACTTTCTCACAAGTTGGAATTACTGCTGCCGCTGCAATCATTAATTTTGTTGTAATTACAGCTGCCCTATCTGGTTCTAACTCAGGAATATATAGTGCCAGTCGAATGTCTTACCTACTTGCTCAAAAACATGAATTACCTAAACCATTTAAAAAATTAAACAAACATGGAGTTCCATTCGTTTCCGTTATTAGTATTTCAGTTGGAATTCTATTAGGATTAATTTTAAATGTTGTCTTACCAATGATTGCTCCATCTGCAAATCAAATTTTTGTGTATGTATATAGCTCATCAGTTCTTCCCGGAATGGTTCCTTGGTTCGTAATTTTGATTTCACAAATTAGATTTAGAGAACAACATCCTGAAGAACTAAAAAATCATCCCTTTAAAATGCCATTATCACCATATACAAACTATGTAACTTTGATTTTCCTATTAGTTACATTAGTATTTATGTTTATCAATGATTCAACTAGAATTCCATTGATTATTGGCGTTATTTTCTTAGTTATTATGGCAATTATCTATTTTGCTAAATATAATAAGAAAGGAATACAATAA
- a CDS encoding amino acid permease, which yields MQMIALGGTIGVGLFMGAKSTIAWTGPSVLLAYGIAGLFLYLIMRALGEMLYDNPISGSFSHFATEYMHPVFGYLTAWSNIFQWIVVGISEMIAIGTYMQFWWPGIPSWVPGIIAVVFLCIANLISVSAFGELEYWFALIKVVTIIAMIVVGAVVIVLGFNGVGPTGISNLWSHGFFTGGVKGFFFALSIVFASYQGIELIGVTAGEAEDPKHTLVKAIQDTIGRILIFYIGSIFVMLAIYPWDKIVNIGSPFVETFARVGISFAASIINFVVLTAALSGSNSAIYSSSRMSYLLAQNGQLPKRYNKVNKHGVPYISVISIALGILIGVLLNVILPLFYKGASQIFVYVYSSSVLPGMVPWFVIIMSELKYRKLHPERIKNHPFKMPLAPFSNYLTLAMLALTLVFMFFNNDTRIPLIVGIVFLGLMTILYFAKFNKKKN from the coding sequence ATGCAAATGATCGCCCTTGGTGGAACCATTGGGGTTGGACTATTTATGGGTGCCAAGTCAACAATTGCTTGGACTGGTCCTTCAGTGTTATTAGCTTATGGAATCGCTGGTTTATTTCTATATTTAATTATGAGAGCCCTTGGAGAAATGCTTTATGATAATCCAATTAGTGGTTCATTTTCACATTTTGCAACGGAATATATGCATCCGGTTTTCGGTTATTTAACCGCTTGGAGTAATATATTCCAGTGGATTGTCGTTGGTATTTCTGAAATGATCGCTATCGGAACTTATATGCAATTCTGGTGGCCAGGAATTCCTTCTTGGGTCCCCGGAATTATTGCAGTCGTTTTCTTATGTATTGCTAACTTAATTTCAGTTAGTGCTTTTGGTGAATTAGAGTATTGGTTTGCGCTAATCAAAGTTGTTACAATTATTGCTATGATTGTTGTTGGTGCGGTTGTTATTGTTCTAGGTTTCAATGGCGTTGGCCCTACTGGTATTTCTAATTTATGGTCACATGGTTTCTTTACTGGTGGTGTTAAAGGTTTCTTCTTCGCATTATCAATTGTCTTTGCTTCATATCAAGGAATTGAATTGATTGGAGTTACAGCTGGTGAAGCTGAAGATCCTAAACACACTTTAGTAAAAGCAATCCAAGATACAATTGGTAGAATTTTAATTTTCTATATTGGTTCTATTTTTGTAATGTTGGCAATCTACCCATGGGATAAGATTGTAAATATTGGTTCTCCATTCGTTGAAACCTTTGCACGAGTAGGAATTTCATTTGCGGCATCAATTATTAACTTTGTCGTTCTAACCGCTGCCCTATCTGGTTCTAACTCAGCTATCTATAGTTCAAGTAGAATGTCATACTTGTTGGCACAAAATGGTCAACTACCAAAACGTTACAATAAAGTAAACAAACATGGTGTTCCATATATTTCAGTTATTTCAATCGCATTAGGTATCTTGATTGGAGTATTATTAAACGTTATTTTGCCACTCTTCTACAAAGGAGCTAGTCAAATTTTCGTTTATGTATATAGTTCATCAGTACTACCTGGAATGGTTCCTTGGTTCGTAATTATTATGTCTGAATTAAAATATCGTAAATTACATCCAGAAAGAATTAAGAATCATCCATTTAAGATGCCATTGGCACCTTTCTCAAACTATCTAACATTAGCAATGTTGGCATTGACACTAGTATTTATGTTCTTTAACAATGATACTAGAATTCCATTAATTGTCGGAATTGTTTTCCTAGGTTTAATGACAATTCTATACTTTGCTAAATTTAATAAGAAAAAAAACTAA